Proteins encoded in a region of the Vicia villosa cultivar HV-30 ecotype Madison, WI linkage group LG5, Vvil1.0, whole genome shotgun sequence genome:
- the LOC131602004 gene encoding extensin-2-like: MGTSVRLRHWPQLIYAIAFCLIASSVAADDDKPYYEGKPNNYYPTPPSHGQQPPYYFKQPPYYYKSPPPPSSYVEKFPPYYYKSPPPPSPSPPPPYVYKSPPPPSPSPPPPYVYKSPPPPSPSPPPPYVYKSPPPPSPSPPPPYIYKSPPPPSPSPPPPYIYKSPPPPSPSPPPPYVYKSPPPPSPSPPPPYIYKSPPPPSPSPPPPYVYKSPPPPSPSPPPPYVYKSPPPPSPSPPPPYVYKSPPPPSPSPPPPYVYKSPPPPSPSPPPPYVYNSPPPPSPSPPPPYVYKSPPPPSPSPPPPYVYKSPPPPSPSPPPPYVYNSPPPPYPSPPPPYVYKSPPPPSPSPPPPYYYKSPPPPSPSSPPPYVYKSPPPPSPSPPPPYVYKSPPPPSPSPPPYHPYLYNSPPPPVY; encoded by the coding sequence ATGGGAACCTCAGTTAGGTTAAGGCATTGGCCTCAACTCATCTATGCAATTGCATTTTGCTTAATTGCTAGCAGTGTAGCTGCTGATGATGATAAGCCTTACTATGAAGGCAAACCAAACAATTACTATCCAACACCACCAAGTCATGGACAACAACCACCATATTATTTCAAACAACCTCCATATTACTATAAGTCTCCACCCCCACCATCTTCTTATGTTGAAAAATTTCCTCCATATTACTACAAATCCCCTCCACCCCCATCTCCTTCACCACCCCCACCATACGTTTATAAGTCACCACCACCACCATCTCCATCACCTCCTCCTCCATATGTTTACAAGTCACCGCCTCctccttctccttcacctcccCCACCATATGTTTACAAGAGTCCACCACCACCATCTCCATCACCACCACCTCCATATATCTACAAGTCACCTCCACCACCATCTCCATCACCACCACCTCCATATATCTACAAGTCACCTCCTCCACCATCTCCCTCACCACCTCCACCATATGTATATAAGTCACCACCACCTCCATCTCCATCACCACCACCTCCATATATCTACAAGTCACCTCCTCCACCATCTCCCTCACCACCTCCACCATATGTATATAAGTCACCACCACCTCCATCTCCTTCACCTCCACCACCATATGTCTATAAGAGTCCACCACCACCTTCTCCATCACCCCCACCACCATATGTCTACAAGTCACCTCCTCCACCATCTCCCTCACCACCACCTCCATATGTCTACAAGTCCCCTCCCCCACCATCACCCTCTCCTCCCCCACCATACGTCTATAACTCCCCACCACCTCCATCCCCTTCACCGCCTCCTCCATATGTATACAAGTCACCACCTCCACCATCTCCATCCCCACCTCCTCCATATGTCTACAAGTCCCCGCCCCCACCATCTCCCTCACCACCACCCCCATATGTTTACAATTCTCCACCCCCACCATATCCTTCACCTCCCCCACCTTATGTCTATAAGTCACCACCTCCTCCCTCACCCTCACCGCCTCCTCCATACTACTATAAATCTCCACCTCCACCTTCTCCATCATCTCCTCCACCATATGTGTACAAGTCACCTCCCCCACCTTCACCTTCACCGCCGCCTCCTTATGTTTACAAGTCTCCACCTCCACCATCTCCATCACCTCCTCCATATCATCCCTACCTCTATAACTCACCCCCACCTCCCGTCTATTAA